From a region of the Narcine bancroftii isolate sNarBan1 chromosome 5, sNarBan1.hap1, whole genome shotgun sequence genome:
- the LOC138764957 gene encoding achaete-scute homolog 5-like, with amino-acid sequence MNRNYPRSLMDSRAVGAPNYMQLGIPLVPDPSTHPNQHLSHGDSLAHVPFLVYPSLESTYYDTYGSMFPYMPFHGHFGVYDCPFEPAFIQKRNERERQRVKCVNEGYARLRDHLPGALAEKRLSKVETLRAAVRYIKYLQDLLSHNPESPQQSTEDSQKNRKAHKPSSTNQDSNSDGESKHSSPDCESEGRNKSASDRS; translated from the coding sequence ATGAACAGAAATTATCCCAGGTCACTGATGGACAGCAGGGCAGTGGGCGCTCCTAACTACATGCAGTTGGGCATACCTCTAGTGCCTGACCCATCCACACATCCGAACCAGCACCTTTCCCATGGCGACAGCTTGGCTCATGTTCCATTTCTTGTCTACCCAAGCCTGGAGTCAACCTACTATGATACATACGGTAGCATGTTTCCCTACATGCCGTTCCATGGACACTTTGGTGTTTATGACTGTCCCTTTGAGCCAGCTTTCATCCAAAAGAGGAatgagagggagaggcagagggtCAAGTGTGTGAATGAGGGCTATGCCAGACTCCGCGATCACCTTCCTGGGGCACTGGCAGAGAAACGGCTGAGTAAAGTGGAGACCCTGCGAGCCGCGGTCAGGTACATCAAGTACCTCCAGGACTTACTCAGCCACAACCCGGAGAGCCCCCAACAGTCGACCGAGGACTCCCAGAAGAACAGAAAGGCTCACAAGCCTTCATCCACCAACCAGGACTCCAACAGTGACGGCGAATCAAAACACTCTTCTCCTGACTGTGAGTCAGAGGGCAGGAACAAATCCGCCTCAGACCGCAGCTGA